A segment of the Parasphingopyxis algicola genome:
CGAAGAGCGCCAGCTGGACGAGGCGGCCGCCGCGCTGGACGAAGCGCAGGCCGAGTATGAAACCGCGATCCGGACACCCGAACCGGAACCCGCCGATCCCGGCGACGAGGAACATTAGCCGGCCGCCGGTATAGCCTGGCGCTGGTCGCCGCCTTCGCCGGTCAGCAGCGACTTGTTGTCCCGGATCACCTCCTCGGCAAAATCCATGAAGGCGCGCACCCGGGCCGTCCGGCGCAGATCGTTGTGCGTCAACACCCAGATGTCGCGCGCCGGTTCCGGCTTGCGGTCGGTCGCGCGCACCAGTCCCGGCGCCAAATCGCCCATCATGCACGGCAGCATGGCGAGGCCCATCCCCGCCTCGGCGGCCGCGATCTGCAGCGAGGGCCGGTCGAACGCGCCCCATACCGGCACTTTCGCGAAATCGGTCCGCTGGGTCCAGTCGGGATAGCGGCCTTCGGTATCGCCCCAGCCGAGCCAGCGCGCCTTTTCCGGGGCCGCCGCAAAATCGTGCGTTTCGAGATAGGCCGGGGCCGCGTAGATGCTCGTAAAATAGGGAAAATAGCGTTTTCCGACCAGCGTTTCGGGCGGATTGTTGTTCATCCGTACCGCGATATCGGCTTCCCGGCGCGACACGTCGAGCTGCTCGTAGGTGACGATGATATCGAGCTCGAGCCCCGGATAGCTGTCGCTGAATTCCGCGAGGCGCGGCGCGAAGATGCCGGTCGCCAGCGGCTCCGCCATCGTCACGGTCAGCTTGCCGGGCAACATGTCGTCACGCCCCGCGATCCGGCGGGTGATGGCGTTCAGCTCGTTCCCGAAACCGCCGGCGATCGCCGCCAGCTCCTCGCCGGCCTGGGTCGGTGCATAGCCTTCGGGACGCCGATCGAAGAGCCGCACCTTCAGGCATTGTTCGAGCGCCTCGATCCGCCGGCTCACGGTCGAGTGATGGACGCCGAGATCCCGGGCGGCGTTGCGGACCGTGCCGGCCGCCATCACCGCGTTGAACGTCTTGATATCTTCCCAGTCGGGGTCTGCCGCGCGGGCCATCGGACGATCGCTCCCCATTCAGTTGGCTAATAAGCGCGCCACCAAGGTGCATAATTAGGCTTGGACGTCGAATATTTGCACCACTAAGCCTCGAAAAATAGCCCGTCAACTCTGCGCCGAAAGGACGACCATGCCGCTTCCCGTTATCTCTGCAACCGTCGCCGCGATCATCCTCATCGTCCAGCTGATACTCATGGTAACAGTCGGCGCCCATCGTGGAAAACACGGTGTCAATCTCGGTATCGGAGAGGATCGCGACCTGGAACGCAAGGTCCGCCGCCACGGCAATCTTTCCGAAAATGCAGCGCTTTTCGTCGTTACGCTCGCGCTCGCCGAACTGGTCGGCGCGCCTTCAGCCCTGCTCTGGGCCTTTGCCGGGGTCTTCCTTGCCGCGCGGTTTTTCCACATTCTCGCCTTTGGCTCGCTGACCGGTTCGCACGGCGACAAGGGCAGCACATTCTTCATCGCCGCCCGCATTGCCGGCGCCATGGGAACCGGTTTCTCGGGCATCGGCCTTGGCGGTTATCTGCTCTTCATGCTCGGCACGGCCTAGCCCCCTCCCCGCCCTGTACGAGCATTACTGAAGGGC
Coding sequences within it:
- a CDS encoding LysR family transcriptional regulator, producing the protein MARAADPDWEDIKTFNAVMAAGTVRNAARDLGVHHSTVSRRIEALEQCLKVRLFDRRPEGYAPTQAGEELAAIAGGFGNELNAITRRIAGRDDMLPGKLTVTMAEPLATGIFAPRLAEFSDSYPGLELDIIVTYEQLDVSRREADIAVRMNNNPPETLVGKRYFPYFTSIYAAPAYLETHDFAAAPEKARWLGWGDTEGRYPDWTQRTDFAKVPVWGAFDRPSLQIAAAEAGMGLAMLPCMMGDLAPGLVRATDRKPEPARDIWVLTHNDLRRTARVRAFMDFAEEVIRDNKSLLTGEGGDQRQAIPAAG
- a CDS encoding MAPEG family protein, which encodes MPLPVISATVAAIILIVQLILMVTVGAHRGKHGVNLGIGEDRDLERKVRRHGNLSENAALFVVTLALAELVGAPSALLWAFAGVFLAARFFHILAFGSLTGSHGDKGSTFFIAARIAGAMGTGFSGIGLGGYLLFMLGTA